From Ananas comosus cultivar F153 linkage group 2, ASM154086v1, whole genome shotgun sequence:
AATACCTCTGTATTGCAAAGGACTTCAAACGGTAAAGATCGGCCAAGTTTTTCCCACATGCTTGTGTATCCGCCCTTGAAACGTCGGATTTTCCCAGCCATAGAAGTTCTAGTAAATTCTTGAATGTAAGCATATGGCATGTCCTGAACAAACCCATACCCAGAAGCAGTATAACCATAGGACACCGATTTAGGCACAGAGTTGATGCCGTGTTGCTTCAGAAAGTCGAGTGTTAAATCAGATGCAACATCGCTCAGTGCACGAATCCCTATTTGGCCAGACTTATTTGCCTCATCCTACAGAAGATTGAAGCATTGTTAAATCATTGCATGCAATTTATTAACATagcaatagatatatatatagattagatTAGTGAAGATAAATTTGCAAACAGTAACTAACCTGTAGTTTTAAAGTGAGCGAGATCATAGATACATAGTCATCAGCAACCTCCATGTCTCTATAATTTCCGGTGTGGCTATCAATAAGAGCAAGCTTGTGAGAATCCATCTCTTCGAATTCTGCCCCTACTTCCTTTGCTAGGTGAGTTATGACAGGGGCACTGTTTGCGGCAATTACTTGACCACCCAAATCGTAAACTTTTCCTgcataaaaacataaaattaacaaaatacaGGGCTAAGAAGAAAATCTAAAGGAAGTTGGTAACGATATGCCGACTATATTTCTCACCTTCAATATCGACGGACTCGCACATGCCAGCGACCGTACGGCATTTCTCAAACACAGTTACATTACAATAGCCTAACTTAGCCAGTGCATAGGCAGTTGATAGACCACTCGGGCCTGCTCCGACAATGGCTATTCTAGTTTCCACCGGAAAGCCGGGATGTAACTTTAAGAACTGATCATCTATTGATTTCCTTGGATCCATGGTCCTCCAAGTGAGGTCTCCGGTAAAATAACCTATCAGAATCCAATTGAAAGTAAGCAATCAGATCTCCTGCTTCATCCATATGTACATGAATTATTTTCTTTGTGACTTTGAACAATAGCTAGGTTTCATAGAACATCACAAACAAGGTTTGTAAAACAATTCACCAAGCATAACATAGTTCCCTATGGGGAAAACTGGATGCGATAATCTATGTAATCTAAGTCTTAATATGTTGAATGAGCAAGCTCTGCTGTCTCCAAAAACAACTATATGATAGGCtctgtacttttttattttttgagttaaTAAAAAACAAGATAATTCAAATTTACTTCCACATTTAGAACTATAATAGAAGAATTTTAAAaagcaaattttaatttttttttaaacaaaaaataaatcagACATGGAAGTACACCAGATATCAGGACTACGTAACACACTCACTGCAGCAACATTGGCTtattaaacaaaagcaaaaaaatgcTCTTCAAGAATCACAAAAACCAAtctttctcacaaaaaaaaataaaaaaccaaacaaacaaacagaAGCCAAATTTCTAGGCAAAATTTCTAAAACCGTACCTGGAAAAATCTCATTGAAGAAGCATTTAATTTAATCACACATTACATCCTTTCTTtggaaataaaagtaaaaaaaaaaaaaaaaaaaaaaaaaaaaaaaaaaaaaaaaaaaaaaaacagatctTTTATAATACAACTGAAAAGAACACGAAAGAGGTTACAACGAATCATaagggagggaggaggagggatgGCGCGATACCGGTCTTGTTGAACTGGGCTTGGCGCCAAATGGTGGGATCCGAGCGGGCCAGGTGACGTATCGCCTGTTCCTCCACGGCCCACCCCGCTGATCTCACCCCCGCATTTAAACCCTAAAGATGCCATCTTGTTCCAACCGAGAAACGACAAAGCGGTGCCCGACACTCGGCGAGTAACCGGAGCGCTTGAGATATTCCCCCCGTTATTCCCAGTTACCATGCTCGGTAAATCCGCCATTAGAATAATGGGGATAAGAATAAACCCCGGATCTAATAGAACATGAGCGAGGAGACAATCCGTAGCTATCCGGGGCGAGGGAATTAGGGATCTTTGGATACCTACGATGCCATCGTTGTGGTCGGAGCTCGGAGTGGATTCAAAATGGCGGACGTAGAGAAGAGAAGGGGAGAGGGGATTACTACGTTGGCTTCTTCTTAATAAGATCGATTTGGTTGGAACTGGGCAGGGGAATAAAGGAGAGATTTTTGGATCCGAACCCCACTCCACGGGATCAGATCCGAGGAGAATTTTGAGGAGAGGAATCGTCCGAATAAAGAATTAGGGTTTCCGAGGAGGAGAACGAACGAGCGAAATGAAATAATTATCATCAAcattaacaacaacaacaataataataataataataataataataatgtttccCGCGCGCTACTCGGACATGAACGGTCCTCCGCAACAGTATTATCTCTCGCATGTGAGAAATTGCTTTTGAAATGCGGGATATTATTGCTTGCACCCGGTTCACTGTAAGCACTAAGCAGATATGTTCTCCAACCCTTTGTCTAATtgtctgtgtatatatatatatatatctttgccAAATCATTCAACTTActactaagaaaaaaaaagaaagtaccGTATGGTGAGGGAAGATGGGTTAAATTATTGGAGAATGCACAAtttgcatgcaataatttttttctttctttaaattatatcaTTTNTaatttaaagaaagaaaaaaattattgcatgcaaaTTGTGCATTCTCCAATAATTTAACCCATCTTCCCTCACCATACGGTactttctatactttttttgattaaaaagtATAGAAAGTACCGTATGGTGAGGGAAGATGGGTTAAATTATTGGAGAATGCACAAtttgcatgcaataatttttttctttctttaaattatatcaTTTTGTACGAGTTACTTCAACATACTTCAACAAGTATTTATAACATTTCTCGCTCTAGATAAAATATCtaacatttatatttattttcatatgtttTGATTGCTACATAGACAATGGCATTGCTTgcattaaaaaagaagaagaagttttgTTTAATTTAGGTTCGTTGATTTAGCCATCTTGTGAAAGAGAAGTTAGTTATTAAAGAAACTCCGGTTGTTTcagaataatatttaataaaacatCGGATTAGTCAAACCTTTGGAATATACTGGAGAAGTCACGACAAATGAGTAtggaatttattttcttttgacccAAATGATTAGTGGCTCAGCTCAAGACGACCACAgtacaatatttatatattcttcCATATCACAAAATTATGGAGAGAGACATGAGCCACtttgccttctttttttttttcctttttttttttttggcaattcaACTTTGTTATATCTTTGGAACAAATTAAGTTACTAATGCCTCAAGATTACAAATTCGACATTAGTCAGAATTAACAAATGACTAGTATTTTTCACAAAATCGACAATGTGCTTGCTACTAATAGCAAGGATGTAAGAGTTACGAGCCATAACGGAGTGGTACGTACTACTAGGGGATTTGAAGATGCTGTCCGTATGAATTGTTAGAATAATACGGGTGGTTTTTAATTGGATCACCAAAATATCAAATGAATTTGTGGTTGAAAGAGTTTGTGGGAACTAAGTTATACATACACAAGGGAGAAGTACATGCAACATCAAAACGGGCATAACACTCCTGAGACGAAAAGAGACCAATGCAACAAGCTagccatcatcatcattatcaaCGAAGAGAATACAAATGCGCTTCAGTCCTAACGAACAAGAACAACTATTCAGCGCCGAAACAGTAATTAGTTTTACAGACAAGCATATATGTACTCTCAGATGTGAAACTGTAGTACTGTCGCGAGTATCAAGAACCTGCACACTATATGCAAGATGAGTATCAGGAGCTCGCGCTCTCTATGCAAGATTATTGAGTAGCAGGCGGCTTTCTTCCGGTGGTGTAAGGATAGTACTCTTTACCCGTGTCCACTCTTGTTGTCCGACCCCCGATATCGAGCACTGCGGAAGTGAACGCGAGACAAGACCCTGCAGAAATGGCTGTTTGAATGCTTCTTCCTGCCAACATAGTTAAACTTTTTCAAATTAGATAAATGTAGCATTCATACCCCACGCCGAAATTGGATAAATATCAACATGAAAGACGCGAGGAGTTTTTCTTGGGTACTAAAGAAATTCTAACTAATTGTTTATTTTAGAAGGTTTAGTTCTATAGCCTAGACTTATGACAATTGTTAACATTTTTTATGGATTATTCCATCAATGAACCAAATATTCCATTAGATTAGGGAATTTTGAGTGTTGCACAAAGCTCTACGTGTATAGACAAATCTCAGCGACCATACCGGCAATTGCATCCAAACACCAACATCACATGGAAAAAGATGGGAAGAGGTTATAAATTacccaacaaaaataaataattggaaACATGACAACTGGTTTCtagcctaattaattaattaatactagATAGATTAAATTAGCCGTGAACCGCTGCACTATGATCGATCTGCTTATCCACTACCATCAGGAGCAACCAAACATAACTAACTACAAAATTATTAAACAAACATGACAATACAGAAGCTATAAATTTATTGTCCTAAGCCTGCTAATCATGTGTAGACAGAAAAGTTTCAGCCACAGAAACCGTAAAATGCGAACTAACCAATACTTTCACCCATCTGATCGATAAATTTCCGAACATTTTAGAGTTTTTACGGCATGAATTATCTCGCGCACACAGAATTAAAACAATGCGGTTTAGGAGCCGCCACAAATTTCTTCATTTCTCTAGGTAGAAATGACAAAAGCAAATTAGCAACTTAAACAGTTTCGAATTTCCTGATGTAACAAATCAAAGTTTAGGGACTGCAATTAATCACGAGCAGTAGTTTACTAGATTTGGGACTAACAAATGTTATAACTTAACCTTACAATTCTACAGAATTATACTTGCTAACAAAGGGTGGAATTGCACGGAGGACATTGTTATACCTTTGTATCCGTGAACGGTGGCTCCGGCGACGAAAGCACCGACGGCGCCATTGATGAAGTCCCTCTTCATCCGGTGCTTCTGCATCAGCTGCTCCACGCCGATGTAGACGCCTCCGATGGCGGCGAAGGTGAGGCCGTAGGTGCCGCACATCCTCAGCGTCCGGATCAAGCCCGGGAGCGCCACCTTCCGCTCCACGCGCGGCACGTCGTACCACGTCGCCACCACCGTGCCCCAGATCGTCCCCGCCGCCAACCCCGTCGTCGCCCCCTTGATCGTCTTCATCACCGCCgaatcctcctcctcccccgcccAATCGTCGAGCTCCGCTTCGTCCATTACGGAATCGCCTCTTATGCTCGAGCTAAATCAAATGGAATCGATCAAAAAATGTGGAAAGATCATCTGAGAACACTAGTTcgaagagaaattttttttaaaaaaagatcgGGAAATCGCAACAAACGCTGATTCTGAAGTCGGAAACAAGATCAATTCTCAAGATGATGCAGAATTAATTTGGAAATTCGAAAATTACAATGGTAGAGATTTTTATTAACTAAACGATCGCCTGGGGTGACGAGCTCTCTCGAACTCTGTCGAGCTCGACGAGTCCCCCAGCAATCTCTAAAAACCCACGTGACTAAATTACCGAAATGCCCTCTGGTCGTTCGACAGAGGGACCGTGGTGGGAGAAGTAACTTTCGACCGTCTGATCGTTATCGTAAGGCCGCATTTGTCAGCGGCAGCCTCTTACTTTTTCCCTCCATAGAAATTGGACCTCCGTGTATAAAATTGTGGATTGCGCCCATCATAAAGCTACGGGAAATGGGCTTATAAAGAGCCTTATTAActtattcagaaaaaaaaaatatctttgaaTTAAAGGAATAAAAGATTATAAGAGGTTACAAATTGAAAAAACGGAAGTGATTTTCTGcgttatttttatcaattaaattgAATATGTTTTCAAGTAATGGAAGTGCGATCGTTGTTAACTGTTAGTAATTGATATATACGTTAGCGGGCCACATCTTATTGGGACGGGTCCAGTACGAACCGGCCCAAAATCAAATGTGGGTTGGGCTCATGAAATGCTTGCCCTAGATGGGCTTACGAAATGGGTCGGATCTGTGCTCCTAGTGAACCCGCTGGGTCACGGCCTAGGAAACCGCGCAAAAACCGGAGGAGTGGCGAGGAGCAAGTGAGCAACGGCGCTTGGTAAGGAGAGAGCGAGAGCATCGTCGTAGGTTCTCTGATCTGTTTGTAGTTTGTAGCGGTGATAGTAGAGCAAATGCATCAAGATCCAGCGGAGATCCGGAACCTCCCCATCGACATCGCCTTCGCTCGCCTCGGAGGTTCCAaaaattttctacttttttttttttttctcttgattttttttttaggaggaATTTTCTCGAGTAATTTTGAGCAAATCTCGAATTGTAGAATGGTTGGTGGATCGGAAGAAGATACCGTACGATTGGAGGAAGCGGGTGAGCGCGATCAGGTCCCGGATCTCCTCcgccctctcctctctcccccgCGATCTCGACCCGTTCCTCCGAACCCTAGACCCCGAAGGTGCAACTCATTCTGGTTacgcttttctttttctttctttttttttttttttttttttttttttttttttttcctttttggttgTTCTTTTAAGCTAACATTTTGTGTGATTAAGTGAGTTTGATGGCAGATTGTTTGCAATTattatttagtaattttttcttgtttgctcttcttttttttttaaaaaaaaaataattatgtctTGGCGACGCGATCGTATGATTCCAATTAAAGAAAATATGCATAAACATAGCCATCGATTTCTTGCAATTAGTTTTCGTGATCTAATTGATTTCGCTTGAAGAAATTTGGAATCTTTATACTGTTATGTGATATAGCATCAGTATCGACAAACGTTGGGGATTTGATGATCTCCacaatttttacatatttttatgtTGGATTAGACTTGCCACAGGTTTAAGTACTAACGGATTATTCAGttgtttcttttattcttcttttcgtTAATCGTTTTGAAGATACTTTTGTCCATTTTGGAAGATCTGTTGCTTTTTAACTTTAACAGGTCTAAcagttttttcttctctttttcttcagCGATCGGGTACTTGGAAGCAAAGCAAATATATACGATTCTCCTAAATTCAACCTCGGAAAGTCGTAACATTTTTGGACGCCTATCTGGTTCTGCAGTAAGATTTGTGAAGCCTGCTGTTTCAAACTCTTTAGTTTTTATGAATTCCCTTGTTGTCATAAATTATACTTCTGGTCCATATTTTTGCAGGGTGAATGGGAGGCCATAGTTCGATCTTTCGAGAAGGATCATGTATTTCTGGGTGAGGCTGCTCAAATAATGGTTCAAAATGTAAACTATGAAATGTATGACATTTTTTCTTGTTAAGGTTTTTTCCCATATTGTTGATTAAGGTATGGAGAATCCTTTGTTTTCTAACTAATTTCTCTGATTATCAAATTGGGTGAAGTCCCTATCAGAAAAAGCAGGTTCAGAAGATTCAACAGCAACTTGCAGAGCTAGAAAGAAAGGAGGCTGATATCAAAAGAAACGCTGCTCTATCTGCAACAAAGTATTCTGAAGCTTGTCAGGAGCTTGGATTGCAGGTATGGTTTTTTCTATGTTTGCCATCCTTTTATTTACCATGCTGTTACTTCCCTGCGTTAACTTAGACATCAGTTGAAAGTTTTTGAATAGTTTTGTTTCTGCATAGGGTAATAATGTTAGATTAGAGCTTATAGAGACGGCGAAATCTCTTCCTTCCACATTTAGCAGAATTTTGGAAGTCGTCAATGGAGATTCTGTTTCAAGGGCCATAGAATATTATACAAACTTTGTCAGAGATGCACATACAGAGGAAGAGGTATGTTTTGTGACCATTAAATCTCTGTAACTGCAAATTTAAGCCCATATCTCAGTCCTTTCTTGCGAGTCAACCTGCAAGTTTCAAGTGTAACCGTTAGAAAAGTCTAAAATTATCTTCCTTTTTGTGCAGAAAACATCAGTCTCCGTGCTACAAAATCTGAGGCACCTAAAAGAAAATCCTCCTTCTCTTCATGTGTCATTATCTGCTGAGGTCCAAAATTCTCTGGAAAGTACAGCAAAGCCCAACTTATCTTCTCTTGAAACAGGAGGAAAGCCATTGGATTCTAATGAGCC
This genomic window contains:
- the LOC109726486 gene encoding outer envelope pore protein 16-3, chloroplastic/mitochondrial-like; the encoded protein is MDEAELDDWAGEEEDSAVMKTIKGATTGLAAGTIWGTVVATWYDVPRVERKVALPGLIRTLRMCGTYGLTFAAIGGVYIGVEQLMQKHRMKRDFINGAVGAFVAGATVHGYKGRSIQTAISAGSCLAFTSAVLDIGGRTTRVDTGKEYYPYTTGRKPPATQ